In Topomyia yanbarensis strain Yona2022 chromosome 2, ASM3024719v1, whole genome shotgun sequence, one DNA window encodes the following:
- the LOC131680272 gene encoding uncharacterized protein LOC131680272: MRSEIESCIHWDPQADTIRNEVSNAIINHINYLKQPFHSDNEWIRKDVIKSSKYPAERNDLIVTKADKGKLTVVMNKAEYESKMLTLVNDTETYEEIKNDPTSSTLKKINAMFDQWSQEEWIDKCTKLKLKVYNCNPPRVYGLPKTHKEVMPLRLINSTIGTATYNAAKFLSSILNGIVGKTDHHIVNSFEFVGDIRQHIVTNECALFSLDVVSLFTNVPVDYAIESVRLRWGELEEHTKIPESSFIAMLELVLTSTFFMHQGRFFKQKFGLPMGSPLSPVVANIVLERVERSALEQLHQEGIVPIFFRRYVDDCLSSVRREQVERMLEVFNSFHPRLQFTIELEEDGQIRFLDTIVRREEDHLTTEWTPKDSEEKFSNSIS, from the exons atgagatcTGAAATCGAAAGTTGCATTCACTGGGATCCCCAAGCCGATACAATCAGAAATGAAGTATCCAATGCCATTATCAATCACATCAACTACCTGAAGCAACCTTTTCATAGTGATAACGAATGGATAAGGAAAGATGTGATAAAAAGTAGCAAATATCCAGCGGAGAGGAATGACTTGATTGTTACGAAAGCGGATAAAGGCAAATTGACGGTTGTAATGAATAAGGCTGAATATGAATCGAAGATGCTTACGTTAGTGAATGACACGGAGACCTACGAAGAGATTAAGAATGACCCCACGTCGTCCACACTGAAAAAGATCAATGCTATGTTTGACCAATGGAGCCAAGAGGAATGGATAGATAAATGCACAAAACTGAAACTAAAGGTTTATAATTGTAACCCGCCACGAGTGTACGGGCTGCCGAAAACGCACAAAGAAGTGATGCCGTTACGATTAATCAACTCTACGATTGGAACAGCAACATACAATGCAGCGAAGTTTTTGTCATCCATTCTAAATGGAATTGTTGGTAAAACGGATCACCATATAGTGAATAGCTTTGAATTTGTCGGCGATATTCGACAGCACATTGTAACCAATGAGTGTGCGTTGTTTTCGTTGGATGTTGTTTCACTATTCACTAATGTTCCTGTGGATTACGCAATAGAAAGTGTACGACTACGATGGGGCGAATTGGAGGAGCACACCAAGATTCCTGAGAGCAGCTTCATTGCAATGCTTGAGTTGGTGTTGACATCAACTTTTTTCATGCATCAAGGTCGTTTCTTCAAGCAGAAATTTGGGTTACCAATGGGATCTCCCTTATCGCCAGTGGTAGCAAACATAGTGTTGGAGAGGGTTGAGAGAAGTGCGCTGGAACAGTTGCATCAAGAAGGCATTGTACCAATTTTCTTCAGGCGGTACGTTGACGACTGTTTATCGAGTGTGCGAAGAGAACAAGTGGAGCGCATGCTGGAGGTGTTTAACAGTTTCCACCCACGACTGCAGTTCACCATAGAACTTGAGGAGGATGGTCAAATACGGTTTTTGGATACAATAGTGCGGAGGGAGGAGGACCATCTCACCACGGAATGGACTCCGAAGGATTCAGAAG AAAAATTCAGCAATAGCATTAGTTGA